The following coding sequences lie in one Variovorax terrae genomic window:
- a CDS encoding transglutaminaseTgpA domain-containing protein, producing MLSRLSALPRDARDTLFLLLVIAWVVLPQVGNLPLWCSLLAAGVLLWRGWLAVTARPLPGKWWLLGLLAATLAATLATHRTLLGRDAGVTLIVVLLALKTLELRARRDAFVIFFLGFFTMLTNFFFSQSLLTAAAMLVALLGLLTALVNAHMPVGKPPLLQAARTAGWMALLGAPIMAVLFMLFPRLAPLWGIPSDAMSGRSGLSASMQVGNIASLALDESIAMRIRFEDGRIPPQQDLYFRGPVLSAFDGREWRPLASRFSQRNGVPAALEVVGAPYRYEVTLEPNNRPWIFVMEAAEQRPELPGAELAMTPDLQWLSNRPVTDLTRYKAVSYADFRHGPQRFAAGLAEYQLLPDGFNPRTRALAAELRNQQPRADSAALVAAVLDRLRSGGYTYTLDPGVYGANTADEFWFDRKEGFCEHIASAFVVLMRALDIPARVVTGYQGGERNSVDDYWIVRQSDAHAWAEVWMAGRGWVRVDPTAAVAPSRIGALQRLQAPRGVFASAIGTVSPGLAETLRAAWEAVNNGWNQWVLNYTQSKQLDLLKNLGFESPSWEDLSYVLIGLVVLVSLGGAAWTLWERSQHDPWLRLLGRARRRLHEAGLEMAPASPPRQIAALARRRFGAGADALADWLLRLEAQRYARDPRGNLAALRREFNQLAWPKP from the coding sequence ATGCTGAGCCGCCTGTCCGCCCTCCCGCGCGACGCGCGCGACACCCTGTTCCTGCTGCTGGTGATCGCCTGGGTCGTGCTGCCGCAGGTCGGCAACCTGCCGCTGTGGTGCAGCCTGCTGGCCGCCGGCGTGCTGCTGTGGCGCGGCTGGCTCGCCGTCACGGCGCGTCCGCTGCCCGGCAAGTGGTGGCTGCTCGGCCTGCTGGCCGCCACGCTGGCCGCCACGCTGGCCACGCACCGCACGCTGCTCGGGCGCGATGCCGGCGTCACGCTGATCGTGGTGCTGCTGGCGCTCAAGACGCTGGAGCTGCGCGCGCGGCGCGATGCCTTCGTGATCTTCTTCCTGGGCTTCTTCACGATGCTCACCAACTTCTTCTTCTCGCAGTCGCTGCTGACCGCCGCCGCCATGCTGGTCGCGCTGCTGGGCCTGCTGACGGCGCTGGTCAACGCCCACATGCCGGTGGGCAAGCCGCCGCTCCTGCAGGCGGCCCGCACCGCCGGCTGGATGGCGCTGCTGGGCGCGCCCATCATGGCCGTGCTGTTCATGCTGTTCCCGCGGCTGGCGCCGCTGTGGGGCATCCCGAGCGACGCCATGAGCGGGCGCAGCGGGCTGTCGGCCAGCATGCAGGTGGGCAACATCGCGAGCCTGGCGCTGGACGAGAGCATCGCCATGCGCATCCGCTTCGAGGACGGCCGGATCCCGCCGCAGCAGGACCTGTACTTCCGCGGGCCCGTGCTGTCGGCGTTCGACGGGCGCGAGTGGCGCCCGCTGGCCTCGCGCTTCTCGCAGCGCAACGGCGTGCCGGCCGCGCTGGAGGTGGTGGGCGCGCCCTACCGCTACGAGGTGACGCTCGAACCCAACAACCGCCCCTGGATCTTTGTGATGGAGGCCGCCGAGCAGCGCCCCGAGCTGCCCGGCGCCGAGCTGGCCATGACGCCCGACCTGCAGTGGCTGAGCAACCGGCCGGTCACCGACCTCACGCGCTACAAGGCCGTCAGCTACGCCGACTTCCGCCACGGCCCGCAGCGCTTCGCGGCCGGGCTGGCCGAGTACCAGCTGCTGCCCGACGGCTTCAACCCGCGCACCCGGGCGCTGGCCGCCGAGCTACGCAACCAGCAGCCGCGCGCCGACAGCGCCGCGCTGGTGGCGGCCGTGCTGGACCGGCTGCGCAGCGGCGGCTACACCTACACGCTGGACCCCGGCGTCTATGGCGCGAACACGGCCGACGAGTTCTGGTTCGACCGCAAGGAGGGCTTTTGCGAGCACATCGCCTCGGCCTTCGTGGTGCTGATGCGCGCGCTGGACATCCCGGCGCGCGTGGTCACCGGCTACCAGGGCGGCGAGCGCAACAGCGTGGACGACTACTGGATCGTGCGCCAGAGCGATGCCCATGCCTGGGCTGAAGTCTGGATGGCGGGGCGCGGCTGGGTGCGCGTGGACCCGACGGCGGCCGTGGCGCCGTCCCGCATCGGCGCGCTGCAGCGGCTGCAGGCGCCGCGCGGCGTGTTCGCCAGCGCCATCGGCACCGTGAGCCCGGGCCTGGCCGAGACCCTGCGCGCCGCCTGGGAGGCCGTCAACAACGGCTGGAACCAGTGGGTGCTCAACTACACCCAGAGCAAGCAGCTCGACCTGCTCAAGAACCTCGGCTTCGAGTCGCCGAGCTGGGAAGACCTGAGCTACGTGCTGATCGGCCTGGTGGTGCTGGTCAGCCTGGGCGGCGCCGCCTGGACGCTGTGGGAGCGCAGCCAGCACGACCCCTGGCTGCGCCTACTGGGCCGGGCGCGCCGGCGCCTGCACGAGGCAGGCCTGGAGATGGCGCCCGCCAGCCCGCCGCGCCAGATCGCCGCCCTCGCGCGCCGGCGCTTCGGCGCGGGCGCCGACGCGCTGGCCGACTGGCTGCTGCGGCTGGAAGCCCAGCGCTACGCCCGGGACCCGCGCGGCAACCTCGCCGCCCTGCGGCGCGAATTCAATCAACTGGCCTGGCCCAAGCCATGA
- a CDS encoding DUF58 domain-containing protein — MAAGWNPLNLVRARFRQWWQSRLPLADTTTLTQRNVYILPTRPGFMLGATLLVLLVASINYQLNLGYLLTFLLAGSAIVGMHVCHATLRGLTMHLSPPDTQFMGASATLGITLVNERRSPRHGIGLSVLESDHWAWTDVPAQGSASVQVAFTPASRGLHRVPPLTAETRFPLGTFRVWTVWRPAAQVLVYPAPEAFAPPLPPGEPRSGGAAAARVQSTGEFDGVRAYRRGDPLKLVVWKKAAKADELVSRDSQQAQRHELWLDLAQAGSLGTEHRLSRLCAWVLQADRLGVDYGLRLPGLELKPASGEAHKRRCLEALALC; from the coding sequence GTGGCCGCTGGCTGGAATCCCTTGAATCTCGTGCGCGCGCGCTTTCGCCAGTGGTGGCAGTCGCGCCTGCCGCTGGCCGACACCACCACGCTGACCCAGCGCAACGTCTACATCCTGCCGACGCGGCCCGGCTTCATGCTGGGCGCCACGCTGCTGGTGCTGCTGGTCGCCTCCATCAACTACCAGCTCAACCTCGGCTACCTGCTGACCTTCCTGCTGGCCGGCAGCGCCATCGTGGGCATGCACGTGTGCCACGCCACGCTGCGCGGCCTCACGATGCACCTGAGCCCGCCCGATACCCAGTTCATGGGTGCCAGCGCCACGCTGGGCATCACGCTCGTGAACGAGCGCCGCTCGCCGCGGCATGGCATCGGCCTGAGCGTGCTGGAATCGGACCACTGGGCCTGGACCGACGTGCCAGCCCAGGGCAGCGCCAGCGTGCAGGTGGCCTTCACGCCGGCCAGCCGCGGCCTGCACCGCGTGCCACCGCTGACCGCCGAGACGCGCTTTCCGCTCGGCACCTTCCGCGTCTGGACGGTCTGGCGGCCGGCGGCGCAGGTGCTGGTCTATCCCGCGCCCGAGGCCTTCGCGCCACCGCTGCCGCCCGGCGAGCCGCGCTCGGGCGGCGCCGCGGCGGCGCGGGTGCAATCCACCGGTGAATTCGACGGCGTGCGCGCCTACCGGCGCGGCGACCCGCTCAAGCTGGTGGTCTGGAAGAAGGCCGCCAAGGCCGACGAACTGGTGAGCCGCGACAGCCAGCAGGCGCAGCGCCACGAGCTGTGGCTCGACCTCGCGCAGGCCGGCTCCCTGGGCACCGAGCACCGGCTGTCCCGGCTGTGCGCCTGGGTGCTGCAGGCCGACCGGCTGGGAGTGGACTACGGCCTGCGCCTGCCCGGCCTCGAACTGAAGCCGGCGTCGGGCGAAGCCCACAAGCGGCGCTGCCTGGAGGCGCTGGCGCTATGCTGA
- a CDS encoding AAA family ATPase, with protein sequence MDATHKIKNLLDQLNTVIVGKSAQVQDCVACLLAGGHLLIEDVPGVGKTTLAHALARAFGLHFSRVQFTADLMPSDLSGVSIYERGKEAFVFHPGPVFAQVLLADEINRASPKTQSALLEAMEEKQVTVEGETRALPSPFFVIATQNPHDQLGTFALPESQLDRFLMRISLGYPDRAAERELLNGNDRRDMVQALHGVLTPAELHVLQQQVLQVHAAEPLLNYVQDLIAATRSGRWFLQGLSPRAGIAVVRAAKAQALLSGRDYVAPDDVQAILPQTVAHRLVPVSDAGRGPVEQVRALIEAVPLP encoded by the coding sequence ATTGACGCCACTCACAAAATCAAGAATCTGCTTGATCAGCTTAACACGGTGATCGTCGGCAAATCGGCCCAGGTGCAGGACTGCGTGGCCTGCCTGCTGGCCGGCGGCCACCTGCTGATCGAGGACGTGCCCGGCGTCGGCAAGACCACCCTGGCGCATGCGCTGGCGCGCGCCTTCGGCCTGCACTTCTCGCGCGTGCAGTTCACCGCCGACCTGATGCCCAGCGACCTGTCGGGCGTCTCGATCTACGAGCGCGGCAAGGAGGCCTTCGTGTTCCACCCGGGCCCGGTGTTCGCCCAGGTGCTGCTGGCCGACGAGATCAACCGCGCCAGCCCCAAGACCCAGAGTGCGCTGCTCGAAGCCATGGAGGAGAAGCAGGTGACGGTCGAGGGCGAGACCCGCGCCCTGCCCTCGCCGTTCTTCGTGATCGCCACCCAGAACCCGCATGACCAGCTCGGCACCTTCGCGCTGCCCGAGAGCCAGCTCGACCGCTTCCTGATGCGCATCTCGCTGGGCTACCCGGACCGCGCGGCCGAGCGCGAGCTGCTGAACGGCAACGACCGGCGCGACATGGTGCAGGCGCTGCACGGCGTGCTGACGCCGGCCGAGCTGCACGTGCTGCAGCAGCAGGTGCTGCAGGTCCACGCGGCCGAGCCGCTGCTCAACTACGTGCAGGACCTGATCGCCGCCACGCGCTCGGGCCGCTGGTTCCTGCAGGGCCTGTCGCCGCGCGCCGGCATCGCCGTGGTGCGCGCCGCCAAGGCCCAGGCCCTGCTCAGCGGGCGCGACTACGTGGCGCCCGACGACGTGCAGGCCATCCTGCCGCAGACCGTGGCGCACCGGCTGGTGCCGGTCAGCGACGCCGGCCGCGGCCCGGTGGAGCAGGTGCGGGCCTTGATCGAGGCGGTACCTCTACCTTGA
- a CDS encoding histone deacetylase family protein, producing MGKTGYFTHRDCWKHEMGEGHPECPARLDAIEDRLLAAGVGDALDRREAPLAGEADIELAHDRMHVAALRGLSSRLAEEIEAGGPPYAQIDPDTAMNPHTWNAALRAAGAALAATDAILAGELENAFCSVRPPGHHATHDRAMGFCFFNNVAIAAKYALERHGLRRVAVVDFDVHHGNGTEDILSGDERALMVGFFQHPFYPYGGTDHPARNMLNLPVPAYTRGMEIRELIEAHWLPRLHAFRPEMIFVSAGFDAHRDDDLGQLGLTEQDYAWITMRIQEVARRHAGGRIVSCLEGGYHLDALARSVEAHIRVLADL from the coding sequence ATGGGTAAAACAGGCTACTTCACCCACCGCGACTGCTGGAAACATGAAATGGGCGAGGGGCACCCCGAGTGCCCCGCACGGCTCGATGCGATCGAGGACCGGCTGCTGGCCGCCGGCGTGGGCGATGCGCTGGACCGGCGCGAGGCGCCCCTGGCCGGCGAGGCCGACATCGAGCTCGCGCACGACCGCATGCACGTGGCGGCCCTGCGCGGCCTGAGCAGCCGGCTGGCCGAGGAGATCGAGGCCGGCGGCCCGCCCTATGCGCAGATCGACCCCGACACCGCGATGAACCCCCATACCTGGAACGCGGCGTTGAGGGCGGCCGGCGCCGCGCTGGCCGCCACCGACGCCATCCTGGCGGGCGAGCTGGAAAACGCCTTCTGCTCGGTGCGCCCGCCGGGCCACCATGCCACCCATGACCGCGCCATGGGCTTTTGCTTCTTCAACAATGTGGCGATCGCCGCCAAGTACGCGCTCGAGCGCCACGGCCTGCGCCGGGTGGCGGTGGTGGATTTCGACGTGCACCACGGCAACGGCACCGAGGACATCCTGAGCGGCGACGAGCGCGCGCTGATGGTCGGCTTTTTCCAGCACCCGTTCTATCCCTACGGCGGCACGGACCATCCGGCGCGCAACATGCTCAACCTGCCGGTGCCGGCCTACACCCGCGGCATGGAGATCCGGGAGCTGATCGAGGCCCACTGGCTCCCGCGCCTGCACGCCTTCCGGCCCGAGATGATCTTCGTCAGCGCCGGCTTCGATGCCCACCGCGACGACGATCTCGGCCAATTGGGCCTGACCGAGCAGGACTACGCCTGGATCACGATGCGCATCCAGGAAGTGGCGCGCCGCCATGCCGGCGGCCGCATCGTGTCCTGCCTCGAAGGCGGTTACCACCTCGATGCGCTGGCCCGCAGCGTGGAAGCGCATATCCGCGTGCTGGCCGATCTGTGA
- a CDS encoding enoyl-CoA hydratase yields MSNIPDTPTAPVLHSRDPRGVVHLTMNRPQNFNALGEEMLAALQQALDAVARDGDARVVVLAAAGKAFCPGHNLKEMIARPDEAYYRALFAQCSRMMLSIQKLPVPVIARVQGMATAAGCQLVAQCDLAVASSEASFAVSGVNFGLFCATPSVPLLRNIGSKQAMEMLLTGDFINAEQALQRGLVNQVTAPDQLDAEVERLVQSILQKPRVAIAMGKELFYKQREMGIEAAYQLAGQAMAVNMMDACAQEGVSAFVEKRAPSWRPPQGGTGEHS; encoded by the coding sequence ATGAGCAACATCCCCGACACCCCGACCGCCCCGGTCCTGCACAGCCGCGACCCGCGCGGCGTGGTGCATCTCACGATGAACCGGCCGCAGAACTTCAATGCGCTGGGCGAAGAGATGCTGGCCGCCCTGCAGCAGGCGCTGGACGCCGTGGCGCGCGACGGCGATGCGCGCGTGGTGGTGCTGGCCGCGGCCGGCAAGGCGTTCTGCCCGGGCCACAACCTCAAGGAAATGATCGCCCGGCCCGACGAGGCCTACTACCGCGCGCTGTTCGCGCAGTGCAGCCGCATGATGCTGTCGATCCAGAAGCTGCCGGTGCCCGTGATCGCGCGGGTGCAGGGCATGGCCACGGCGGCGGGCTGCCAGCTGGTGGCCCAGTGCGACCTCGCCGTGGCCTCCAGCGAGGCGTCGTTCGCGGTCAGCGGCGTCAATTTCGGCCTGTTCTGCGCCACGCCCAGCGTGCCGCTGCTGCGCAACATCGGATCCAAGCAGGCCATGGAAATGCTGCTGACCGGCGATTTCATCAACGCAGAGCAGGCCCTGCAGCGCGGGCTGGTGAACCAGGTCACGGCGCCCGACCAGCTGGACGCGGAGGTCGAGCGCCTGGTGCAGAGCATCCTGCAGAAGCCGCGCGTGGCCATCGCCATGGGCAAGGAGCTGTTCTACAAGCAGCGCGAGATGGGCATCGAGGCGGCCTACCAACTGGCCGGGCAGGCCATGGCGGTCAACATGATGGACGCCTGCGCCCAGGAAGGCGTGAGCGCCTTCGTGGAAAAGCGCGCGCCGTCCTGGCGCCCGCCCCAGGGCGGAACGGGGGAGCATTCATGA
- a CDS encoding mechanosensitive ion channel family protein: protein MIMPSLLTELVSDARANGLWLEALVLVLSLVAGIAIQRGIMRSYPGTPRRKFDLVIPMVMSLGVFFGQSVLALTEKVPLLKLSLAVLLAWLFSRFIARLLTGMFPQSPTARWMSRVLRWGGWLVAVLIISDWLGIITTYLDSIYLPIGKHRTSLQSLLEGGIGVLVTLLVALWLSSALEARLMKSQFIEMNLRLVLSKLLRSVLLVVGVLLALSVAGIDLTVLSVFGGALGVGLGLGLQKLAANYVSGFVILLERSVKVGDNVRVDNFEGQVTAIRTRYTLVQASNGREAIVPNETLTSNRVENLSLANSNLLVSMVVSCGYESDVDRALAILMEAAQAQPRVLKAPGPTAVISAFAADGIELTLMFWIADPENGQASLKGAVFRQTWAQFQREGIDVPYPQRVLRMQQPVRVEPVAAAAPPADGPADQPLPKPR from the coding sequence ATGATCATGCCGAGCCTGCTGACCGAGCTGGTCAGCGATGCCCGCGCCAACGGGCTGTGGCTGGAGGCCCTGGTGCTGGTGCTGAGCCTGGTGGCCGGCATCGCGATCCAGCGGGGCATCATGCGCAGCTACCCCGGCACCCCGCGCCGCAAGTTCGACCTGGTGATCCCCATGGTGATGAGCCTGGGCGTGTTCTTCGGGCAGTCGGTGCTCGCGCTGACGGAGAAGGTGCCGCTGCTCAAGCTCTCGCTCGCGGTGCTGCTGGCCTGGCTGTTCTCGCGCTTCATCGCCCGGCTGCTGACCGGCATGTTCCCGCAGTCGCCCACGGCGCGCTGGATGTCGCGGGTGCTGCGCTGGGGCGGCTGGCTGGTGGCCGTGCTGATCATCTCCGACTGGCTCGGCATCATCACCACCTACCTCGATTCGATCTACCTGCCGATCGGCAAGCACCGCACCAGCCTGCAGTCCCTGCTCGAAGGCGGCATCGGCGTGCTCGTCACCCTGCTGGTGGCGCTGTGGCTGTCGTCGGCGCTGGAAGCGCGGCTGATGAAGTCGCAGTTCATCGAGATGAACCTGCGGCTGGTGCTGAGCAAGCTGCTGCGCAGCGTGCTGCTGGTGGTGGGCGTGCTGCTCGCGCTGTCGGTGGCCGGCATCGACCTGACGGTGCTCTCGGTCTTCGGCGGCGCGCTGGGCGTGGGCCTGGGCCTGGGCCTGCAGAAGCTGGCGGCCAACTACGTCAGTGGCTTCGTGATCCTGCTGGAGCGCAGCGTGAAGGTGGGCGACAACGTGCGCGTGGACAACTTCGAGGGCCAGGTCACCGCGATCCGCACGCGCTACACGCTGGTGCAGGCCTCCAACGGGCGCGAGGCCATCGTGCCGAACGAGACGCTCACCTCCAACCGCGTGGAGAACCTGTCGCTGGCCAACAGCAACCTGCTGGTCTCGATGGTGGTGAGCTGCGGCTACGAAAGCGACGTGGACCGGGCGCTGGCGATCCTGATGGAGGCGGCGCAGGCCCAGCCGCGCGTGCTCAAGGCGCCGGGGCCGACGGCCGTGATCAGCGCCTTCGCGGCAGACGGCATCGAACTGACGCTGATGTTCTGGATCGCCGATCCGGAGAACGGCCAGGCCTCGCTCAAGGGCGCTGTCTTCCGCCAGACCTGGGCCCAGTTCCAGCGCGAAGGCATCGACGTGCCGTATCCGCAGCGCGTGCTGCGCATGCAGCAGCCGGTGCGGGTCGAGCCGGTGGCGGCGGCCGCCCCGCCGGCCGATGGGCCCGCGGATCAGCCCTTGCCCAAGCCCAGGTAG
- a CDS encoding ABC transporter ATP-binding protein, translating into MTEPATAAAAHLLQVSDLSVDYGKVRALTGASLHVQAGSIVTVIGPNGAGKSTLLNAVMGVLPVAAGAVQFAGRPERGTIEARVAHGMSLVPEKRELFATMTVEDNLLLGAYVRLDNLGRGAEDTQAQVYRLFPRLAERRRQLAGTLSGGERQMLAIGRALMGRPKLLMLDEPSLGLAPLVVKEIFHIISGLRESGVGILLVEQNARAALQVADYGYVLETGRVTLEGPAAELMHDKRVASTYLGLGKG; encoded by the coding sequence ATGACCGAACCCGCCACCGCCGCGGCCGCGCACCTGCTGCAGGTCAGCGACCTGTCGGTCGACTACGGCAAGGTGCGCGCGCTCACGGGCGCCTCGCTCCACGTGCAGGCCGGCAGCATCGTGACCGTGATCGGCCCCAATGGCGCCGGCAAGTCCACCCTGCTCAATGCCGTCATGGGCGTGCTGCCCGTGGCCGCCGGCGCGGTGCAGTTCGCCGGCCGGCCCGAGCGCGGCACCATCGAGGCCCGCGTCGCCCACGGCATGAGCCTGGTGCCCGAGAAGCGCGAGCTGTTCGCCACCATGACGGTGGAAGACAACCTGCTGCTCGGCGCCTACGTGCGGCTGGACAACCTGGGCCGCGGCGCGGAAGACACGCAGGCCCAGGTCTATCGCCTGTTCCCGCGCCTGGCCGAGCGGCGCCGGCAGCTGGCCGGCACCCTGTCGGGCGGCGAGCGCCAGATGCTGGCGATCGGCCGCGCCCTGATGGGCCGGCCCAAGCTGCTGATGCTGGACGAGCCCAGCCTGGGCCTGGCGCCGCTGGTGGTGAAGGAAATCTTCCACATCATCTCCGGCCTGCGCGAAAGCGGCGTTGGCATCCTGCTGGTGGAGCAGAACGCGCGCGCCGCGCTGCAGGTGGCCGACTACGGCTATGTGCTGGAAACCGGCCGCGTCACGCTCGAAGGACCGGCCGCAGAGCTGATGCACGACAAGCGCGTGGCCAGCACCTACCTGGGCTTGGGCAAGGGCTGA
- a CDS encoding ABC transporter permease subunit: MMAAPLLSRLRTGQAGMALWLLAMAAMAFLPVPEFWITLANYIGLYSLVALGLVLLTGIAGMTSFGQAAFVGIGAYASAVLTTAYGASPWIGLLAALALTVLAAAALGAITMRLSGHYLPLGTIAWGLSLFYLFGNLELLKKFDGITGIPAISLFGFDLHAGRHIYLLIWAIVALSVVAVLHLLDSRTGRTIRALKGGVVMAESCGVNTARTKLLAFVLAAALAGLSGWLYAHLQRAVNPTPFGLNAGIGYLFMAVVGGAGHVWGALAGAALMTLLGDWLQGLLPQLLGQSGNFEVIVSGMILILLLQRAPGGLWPVLVRLAQRGLGRSGNGADGRPPLGLRFPGAAQPLARRSQPATGSPVLDVRQARKAFGGLVAVNDVSFALNAGEIVGLIGPNGAGKSTLFNLISGVLPLTAGEVHFMGERVDGQPSRKLAAAGMARTFQHVRLLPAMSVIENVAIGAHLRGHKGWLAGVLRLNRTEEASLFAEARTQLDRVGLGEAATREAGSLALGQQRILEIARALACDPVLLLLDEPAAGLRHQEKLALAAVLRQLRSEGVSILLVEHDMDFVMGLVDRLVVMDFGTRIAEGEPEAIRYNPAVIEAYLGGVE; the protein is encoded by the coding sequence ATGATGGCGGCCCCCCTGCTCTCCCGCCTGAGGACCGGCCAGGCCGGCATGGCGCTCTGGCTGCTCGCGATGGCCGCCATGGCCTTCCTGCCGGTGCCCGAATTCTGGATCACGCTGGCCAACTACATTGGCCTGTACAGCCTGGTCGCGCTCGGCCTCGTGCTGCTCACCGGCATCGCCGGCATGACCTCGTTCGGCCAGGCCGCCTTCGTCGGCATCGGCGCCTATGCCAGCGCCGTGCTCACCACGGCCTACGGCGCCTCGCCCTGGATCGGCCTGCTGGCCGCCCTGGCACTGACCGTGCTCGCCGCGGCGGCGCTGGGCGCCATCACCATGCGGCTGTCGGGCCACTACCTCCCGCTGGGCACCATCGCCTGGGGCCTGAGCCTGTTCTACCTGTTCGGCAACCTGGAGCTGCTGAAGAAGTTCGACGGCATCACCGGCATCCCGGCCATCAGCCTGTTCGGGTTCGACCTGCACGCCGGCCGCCACATCTACCTCTTGATCTGGGCCATCGTGGCGCTGTCGGTGGTGGCCGTGCTGCACCTGCTCGACTCGCGCACCGGCCGCACCATCCGCGCGCTCAAGGGCGGCGTGGTGATGGCCGAATCCTGCGGCGTGAACACCGCGCGCACCAAGCTGCTGGCCTTCGTGCTGGCGGCGGCGCTGGCCGGCCTCTCGGGCTGGCTCTACGCACACCTGCAGCGCGCCGTCAACCCGACGCCGTTCGGGCTCAACGCCGGCATCGGCTACCTGTTCATGGCCGTAGTGGGCGGCGCGGGCCATGTCTGGGGCGCGCTGGCGGGCGCGGCGCTGATGACGCTGCTGGGCGACTGGCTGCAGGGCCTGCTGCCCCAGTTGCTCGGGCAGAGCGGCAACTTCGAGGTCATCGTCTCCGGCATGATCCTGATCCTGCTGCTGCAGCGCGCGCCCGGCGGCCTCTGGCCGGTGCTGGTCCGCCTCGCCCAGCGGGGCCTGGGCCGCTCGGGCAACGGCGCCGACGGCCGGCCGCCGCTGGGCCTGCGCTTCCCCGGGGCGGCGCAGCCGCTGGCCCGGCGCTCGCAGCCGGCCACCGGCAGCCCGGTGCTGGACGTGCGGCAGGCGCGCAAGGCCTTTGGCGGCCTGGTGGCGGTCAACGACGTGAGCTTCGCGCTGAACGCCGGCGAAATCGTCGGCCTGATCGGGCCCAACGGCGCGGGCAAGAGCACCCTGTTCAACCTCATCAGCGGGGTGCTGCCGCTGACCGCGGGCGAAGTGCATTTCATGGGCGAGCGCGTGGACGGCCAGCCCTCCCGCAAGCTCGCGGCGGCGGGCATGGCGCGTACCTTCCAGCATGTGCGCCTGCTGCCTGCGATGAGCGTGATCGAGAACGTGGCGATCGGCGCCCACCTGCGCGGCCACAAAGGCTGGCTGGCCGGCGTGCTGCGCCTCAACCGCACGGAAGAGGCCAGCCTGTTCGCGGAAGCCCGCACGCAGCTGGACCGCGTCGGCCTGGGCGAGGCGGCCACGCGCGAGGCCGGCAGCCTGGCGCTGGGCCAGCAGCGCATTCTCGAAATCGCGCGGGCCCTGGCCTGCGACCCGGTGCTGCTGCTGCTCGACGAGCCGGCCGCCGGCCTGCGGCACCAGGAAAAGCTGGCGCTGGCCGCCGTGCTGCGCCAGCTGCGCAGCGAGGGCGTGAGCATCCTGCTGGTGGAGCACGACATGGACTTCGTGATGGGCCTGGTGGACCGGCTGGTGGTGATGGATTTCGGCACCCGCATCGCCGAGGGCGAGCCCGAGGCGATCCGCTACAACCCGGCCGTGATCGAAGCCTACCTGGGAGGTGTGGAATGA
- a CDS encoding branched-chain amino acid ABC transporter permease has protein sequence MDASIALILAQDGITTGAVYALLAVGLVLVFAVTRVIFIPQGELVAYGALTIAMLQAGKFPATVWLLLAMGLMVFATDLWARLRPGALPAAPGALRNSVLANLAWPALAYAVAKATPLETLALPLQVLLTLAIVAPLGPMLYRLAYEPLAHASVLVLLIVSVAAHFVLLGFGLVMFGAEGARSQPFSELRFDLGPLNLTGQGLSVIFSSVLIMAALSLFFSLTVAGKALRATAVNRLGARLMGIEVARSGRLAFLLAGLIGAFSGVLIGPVTTVYYDSGFLIGLKGFVGAIIGGLASYPVAAGGALLVGLMEAYASFSASAYKEVLVFTLIVPVLVWRSFTSHTLLDDEES, from the coding sequence ATGGACGCATCAATCGCCCTGATCCTGGCTCAGGACGGCATCACGACCGGCGCGGTCTACGCGCTGCTGGCCGTCGGCCTGGTGCTGGTCTTTGCCGTCACCCGCGTGATCTTCATTCCGCAAGGCGAGCTGGTCGCCTACGGCGCGCTCACCATCGCCATGCTGCAGGCCGGCAAGTTCCCGGCCACGGTCTGGCTGCTGCTGGCCATGGGCCTGATGGTGTTCGCGACCGACCTCTGGGCGCGGCTGCGCCCGGGCGCCCTGCCCGCCGCGCCCGGCGCCCTGCGCAACTCGGTGCTGGCCAACCTGGCCTGGCCTGCCCTCGCGTATGCCGTGGCGAAGGCCACGCCGCTGGAGACGCTGGCGCTGCCCCTGCAGGTGCTGCTGACGCTGGCCATCGTCGCCCCGCTGGGCCCCATGCTGTACCGGCTGGCCTATGAGCCGCTGGCGCATGCCAGCGTGCTGGTGCTGCTGATCGTCTCGGTGGCAGCGCACTTCGTGCTGCTGGGCTTCGGGCTGGTGATGTTCGGCGCCGAGGGCGCGCGCTCGCAGCCGTTCTCCGAGCTGCGCTTCGACCTCGGGCCGCTGAACCTCACGGGCCAGGGCCTGTCGGTGATCTTCTCGTCGGTCCTCATCATGGCGGCGCTGTCGCTGTTCTTCAGCCTTACAGTGGCCGGCAAGGCGCTGCGCGCCACGGCGGTCAACCGCCTGGGCGCGCGCCTGATGGGGATCGAGGTCGCGCGCTCGGGCCGGCTCGCCTTCCTGCTGGCCGGACTGATCGGCGCCTTCTCGGGCGTGCTGATCGGCCCGGTCACCACGGTGTACTACGACTCGGGGTTCCTGATCGGCCTGAAAGGCTTCGTCGGCGCCATCATCGGCGGCCTCGCCAGCTATCCGGTGGCCGCCGGCGGCGCCCTGCTGGTGGGCCTGATGGAGGCCTATGCCTCGTTCTCGGCCAGCGCCTACAAGGAAGTGCTGGTGTTCACGCTGATCGTTCCGGTGCTGGTCTGGCGCTCGTTCACCAGCCACACCCTGCTGGACGACGAGGAATCATGA